In the genome of Arachis stenosperma cultivar V10309 chromosome 2, arast.V10309.gnm1.PFL2, whole genome shotgun sequence, the window acaaaattttggtataatttcataaactaaaatatatttatctatGAAGAAGTTTAGTTTTGTAGAAATTAGCTCAATTGTGTGGTCACTTGCAGAGCTTGAAATGATGAAGGAAAGATTTGCAAAGCTTCTATTGGGGGAAGACATGTCTGGTGGTGGAAAAGGTGTATGCACTGCAGTTACAATCTCAAACTCCATTACTAACCTTTATGGTAATAAATATCTTTAATAGAGGCAATATCTTTGGTAAATGTTATTGTTTTTCTTCCACTAAACATGTTTTTGGTTGGGAAAATTCTGCAGCAACTGTTTTTGGACAAAACCTGAAGTTGGAGCCTCTGAAGGCTGAGAAGAAGGCCATGTGGAAAAGAGAAATGAATTGTCTTCTATCTCTCTGTGATTACATAGTTGAATTTGCTCCAACTGCACAATGCTTAGATGATGGCACAATTGTAGAGGTGAACTATAGTTatattttcatttcttttttctcttgTCTCAACCAACCGTTAGTATCTGACATCTGCTAAATTAGTTGAAACTAAAGTTAATCCTTTATCATAATGAACCTTTTATGTGCACTTTACCATCTATACCTACAAAGTTTGCAATTCAAGGATATGAACAATGTTTTTTACATCTGGTTATGTGTCCCAGATGATGACAAGCAGACCAAGATCAGATATTTATATCAATCTTCCAGCTTTGCAGAAACTTGACACATTGCTTATGGTAAGAAAATACACCTTGAATTTGCTTCTTGTGTTTGACAACAATGTTTTCGTCCCAACATTTTAAGGTTAtgaacaatattttttatattttgacaGGAAATATTGGATAGTTTCAAGGATACTGAATTTTGGTATGCGGAACAAGGGAGTATGTCGGGGAATTCATCTCGGTCGCGTGCCGGATCGTTTCGAAGGGTGGTTGTTCAGAGGAAAGACGAGAAATGGTGGTTGCCAGTTCCCTGTGTTCACCCTGGTGGCCTCTCTGATAAGTCAAGGAAGCACTTGATTGAGAAAAGAGATTGTGCAAATCAAATTCATAAAGCAGCCATGGCAATAAATAGCAGTGTTCTAGCAGAGATGGTTATCCCTGAGACATACATGGCAAATCTTCCCAAGGTTAGTCCTCATTGTTCACATATAATTTATTGAGAGTTCGCTAAATTTGATCCTGATGGCAATAATGCAACTTTGTTTGtttaatagtagaaaaatagaGGAAGACACTACCAAGGACTAACAGTTAAATTTTCATGTCAATTATCTTTTGGCTTTCTTTGAAAGTTACTTAGAACTACATTTGGCATAAAGGCTTACATCTATTACAAATGCATGACActagcaaaaataaaccaacaAAATCTTCTATACACATTGAGTGCATGAGAATGCATTTCCATTTCattttatttgacttttttatCATCAATTTGTTCAGAGTGGAAGAGCATGCCTAGGGGACACAGTTTACCGCTATATGTCTTCTGCAGACAAATTCTCACCTGATCACCTTCTTGATTGCCTTAAAATAAGCTCTGAACATGAAGCACTTGAGCTGGCAGATAGGGTTGAATCTTCGATGTACACATGGCGGCGAAAGGCTTGTTTAAGCAACTCAAAATCATCATGGAACAAAGTGAAGGATCTCATGGCCGAAACCGACCGCAAAGACAAGAACTTTTTGTTAGCTGAGAAAGCTGAGACTTTGTTGTTCTGCTTGAAGCAAAGATATCCTGAACTTTCACAGACTTCCTTGGACACATGCAAAATTCAATACAATCAGGTGAGTTTAACTATGTTCAAATTCATAATATAATATGCATCAAAAAGTGGTTGGTTGCTACTTCAACTCACCATTGCCTTCATTCTGGTATTGTGAGTCATGGTATATACTTTCTTCgaattaaaatatttgtcaATTTGAACATCATTGAAAGATGGATGTATCTAGCAACTAATTGTCAAGATATATTGATTTTTCAATGTACCCTGAAAAAAAGGTAGAATCGTAAAAAAGGAACAAGATGAAACTGAACTAGACAATTTGACAAACACCTACTAGGCTAATGAAAGTGATGTTGTGCAGGATGTAGGAAAAGCAATACTAGAAAGCTACTCAAGAGTTTTAGAAGGCTTAGCATTCAACATTGTTGCTTGGATTGAAGATGTTCATTGTGCAGATAAGTCAATGAGAAACCAACATGTATAGAAACCAAGATGTTCTTCCAATCATGTACTTTTGTTTTTTCTCTTCTGTAAACTATAGTCTTTAAAACTTAGGTAGCAGATGATTGTATTATACAATGGTAATCAAGTGTACCTGTATGAAAATTAGTTCTTTAACATCACATCAGGTTACTATTTTCATATTCAGTTCCAAAGGTAACAAGTAACAAACTACTATCATCATTTGAAAATTATTGTTGGATAAAATGGTCAAAATAAGCATAAAAATGGAGAATATTCAAATGGACAAgctaagtaaaaaaaaaaaaaaattgcttgTTCACCATATAAAATTGGTTAGAATTAcgtgataaaataaaatataatagaaatcctttaaatttcaaaagtttattattattaatttcaatATTCAGTTATATTCTTAAAGTGTGATAGAAGATTATAAGTGCATATAAAATTCAAACGAAAATATTTTCGGGAGCAAGAGGAGTATTGCTGAGCTGCGAATACTGAATAGTTTAACCCGCGAATCTGAGTCTCTAGGGTTtcactttctctttctctttcttttttctgatTCTTAATCTCTTTCATCTCTTTTCttctaaatcaaatcaaatatctCGCATCGCTCCTTCGATACACCGCCTCTGTCTTCACGTTTCGCCCCTGCGGTTAGttcttgttcttgttattgTTTGCTGAATGCGAATCATATATTTTATCCTTCAATTCTCATTTTGTTCTTTTCAGATGATGCTATTGTCTCTTCTTCGATAATTATTTTGGATTGTTACACTTGATTTGCAAATAACGCTGTCCATTAATCCTCGGAATTTAATTTGTATGCATGTATTCTAGTGGAGAAATTGATAGGAAGGGAAATAATTTCATTGAAACTGTTAAgagaatcaaaattaaactgGATCGATTGTTATTATGCTGCAGATCATTGAAGAGAGAGGTAATTTCTGACCGGAATGGCATTGGTTGTGATCTGCGGGCAACCATGCAGTGGCAAATCCAAAGCAGCACTCTGTCTAGCTGAATCTCTCAAAGAATCCGAAGTGAAGTACCAAGTGAGGATCATTGATGAAGCTTCCTTTCATCTAGATCGCAATGAGAGCTATGCAAATATGCCTTCTGAGAAGAATCTGAGAGGAGTGCTTCGCTCCGAAGTGGATAGATCTGTGGCCAAAGACAATATCATTATAGTGGACTCTTTGAATAGCATCAAGGGTTATCGATACGAGTTATGGTGTTTGGCTCGAGCAGCTGGGATTAGATACTGTGTTGTTTACTGTGATGTGGAGGAAAACAATTGTAGGAAGTGGAACGAGGAGCGCAGGGCGAAAGGCGAAGCGAATTACAATGATACTATCTTTGATGATTTGGTGAGGAGGTTTGAGAGACCTGATAGCAGAAACCGGTGGGATGCGCCGTTGTTTGAGCTATGGCCTCACAGAGATGGAATAGACAAGTCTTCTGCTGCCATTCTGGATGCTGTTTCATACTTGACCAAGAAGGTGGATTCCAAAACCAGGGATGTCAAGATATTGCAGCCTACTATTGCGACTCAGACAAGTCGTTTTTCGGATGCGAATTCTCTGTATGAGTTGGACAAGGCAACACAGGAGGTGACAAACACTATAGCTGAGGCGCAATCACAATCTCTTGGTGGACCTCTTGTTGGTATTTCTGTGGGGAAAGACTTGCCTATTATCAATATTTCAAGGCCAGTTGGGCTGCCGGAGCTTCGCAGGATGCGGCGAACCTTCATCAAACTGACGGGGCAAACAAGTTTAAGCGGGCCACCACCTCCTTCGGACGCAGACAGCGCAAAGAGAATGTTTATTGACTATTTGAATAGGGAATTAGGAACTTCTTAAGGAAACAGTTTGGGATCAAACTTCATAGATTGATTGAGATAAAAACAGCTGCAATATTTTTGTACTATTAGATTCTGAGCTATTTTATATGTTTATTTGGAAGGGAGATGGAGATCAACTAAAAGATAGAAACTAAATTAAGTTTCTCTGTTATGTTTGATGTAAAATATATTAGACTAAATTATGTCTATCTCAGTATCATGTTTAGTTTAAAACAAATATGGAGATTGAGGGTTTAGAATTTGAAAAGTTAAATGATGATAATTTCGGAAAGAAATGTTAAAGTTTCTGCCTCTATTCTTAGAAATGTTAGTTTCAAAAAATGTTAGTTTTCTATATCCTTCTGATCACTAAATACAATACTaagtttcaatttcaatttctaaaaataaatactACTTTTAAGAGTAGAATTTTCGAATAATATTGTCTTTAATTTTCTTCTCTCAATTGTATTTTTCTATtaagtttttcattttttttttgtatttcaaTAAACTAAGAATTAATTCATCACTAATCTAAATtccatttaaaattttacatctCAATAAACTAAGAACTAAATTCCATTTAAAATTTTACCGTTAACTGAATGATAAATTATTACATGCTCAAGTTAAAATTCAAACACCCGAACTTATTTATGTAGACTAATGAACTATgctttttatcttttgtacTTAAAGTCGAAAGTCGAAACGTCTTTAccttatattttatataatatcaatcatcatcattaactCGTCTAATCCACCTCAATCAAATTTTACCCCAAAATAAATGTGATTGTATCTTCTTGTTACAAGTGAATACATGCTTTCTCGTGATATAGTATCAAAATTACAATAagagaattaaatttaatgaaaaAGTTAATGCTAATGCTCAAGGAACAAGCAGTTAACTATGGTGATCTGAACATAATATATAGTATCAAAGTACAAACAATGGTTGACAGATTGAGTGCCCTTTGTGTGTGCTAGTGCTCCTCCAAAAGATTATAGACATTGTGAACACACACTCACGAGTACACTAGAGCATAAAAATGAGCATGAAACAGATCACATTTTTTGAGATATATTACTCGGATCAATTGGTAAATTTGAAATAATCATATCCCTATATATACAACAAACCTAAGAACTGTGCCAGGGAAGTGCACAATCCAAGATGGGGTGATTGGTGATCAACAGGGTTAGCAGTCAACCAAGCTAATTAGGGAAAAATCCCTACAACccattttcttcaaaaaaaCAATGCCCCTCATCAGCCTCCTTTCAATCCAACGGCAAGAACAAAAACAGCATCTTTATGCCATTCATGCGATGATTCTCGACAACCGAGAACCCGCTGTCACGAGGGGCTCCATCATACACTTTGAACTGATGATAAAAATCCTGTTAATCAACTGTCATCATCAACGGGACCAACGTATGTAAGATCTGTCCGTCTCACCCTTACAGCCCCTTTAAGCCAGCTGGCAGCTTTAATATTGGCAGGGTCACCGGTTCCTATGCTCACAGTATTACTTGCAGAAGGGCAAGATCCGGCACCATCTTCTAGAAGTGTCCAAGGATCAACTTCCAAATCATTATTATCTTGCTGTTGTTTTGACTTCCCTGATGCATTAGTTGCAATCCTTGATAACGGAACCGGATTCCTCTGTGGGGCAGTTGAAGGATTCATAAAGCTGGGTTGCAGGCAAGCAAGAGCAGATGGTGGAATAGGGGGTGGCTGGCACGAGAAAGAGCATCGCAGAGAGGGGAAGAATACAGGCATCGCTGCCTGGATATGCCACCGGATGGTGTCAGGCACTTGCATGCGGTCCAAGTCATTCTGTATTAGACAATATAAAACATTAGACAACATTCAATGATGTCATCAACACAAAAATGATTATTCAAGAAGACAAAAGCAGTGTAATACTGGAGTCACCAAAACCAAAAGCTATACAACATCCATAGGTTGAAAGGCCAAACCTGCAAAGTCTCCAATAAGTCTCGGTCAACTCCAGAAAAATCTCTCGTAGGTTCATTGATTGTCTTCAAACCAGGTTTAAGCCGAAGCCAACTCGGAGGATGAGTACTCAACAATCCATGCAAAACCAACAACAAACGATCAAATAAACCCTCAGCAGAAGAGTCTAGAGTTGCGCCAGCAGCTGCTTCAGTAGATGAATCCACCTCCCTCTTCAGCAGCGAACTTTCTTCATGGACAAGCCGGCTACCAAGCAGACGAAGGATTACGGAAGCAAGTGAATGTCTCATGTTCCGCACAGATGGCTCCCTGCAATATTAAACATGTGAAACTCCTCAATTGCCTCTATCATTGAGTATTAGAAGTTCCAACTATCATCCTCAACAATTAAAGCAAATTTCTAGCAGCATATATATCCTTAGTTTCAATTTACAAATTGATTTATTCGACTCATTTGTAGCACTGTAATTCAATTATTAAATATAGACAACTAAATCCATGAATGGCAGTCTCTTGGGCACATGAATAGTAGATAACTTAAAAAAGGATCTCAATGCCATTTTCTCCGTTTCTCCCAGTCGAGAACATGAATGGCTAGTCTTCCCCCCAAGTAGGTAACACTACTAAATAGGTAATCAAGAAATATACCATTCATTCAAGTCAAGATAAACAACTCTAAACACAACAAAATATACTCTTAACTACCTGTCAGTGCAAAGGATAGGAAGAAATCTCAAGAGCAGCTGCAGACGCAATGACATAGAAGCTCGTAGAGCCGAAGCAGACGGAGGAGAAGAATCTGTTACAACTACCTGTCGTCTAGCTAATCCAGGGCTACCACCTTTCATAGCTTTGCGGCTTACTTTGTTTGTCTGACCTTCTATTCCAGGGGAAGTACTTCCCACTGGCTTGCTTACCCCGCGTGTAACAGCAGCTATTTGTTGCTCTATATTATTTAACTGTTTAATCAAATCACTTGCAAAGGAATTGCAGGATTCGTCGGAGCCTTGATCTATACAAGGAAGAATTAACTCAATAAGAGCCTTCTCAGTCACATGCTGCTGGTCCCCACCAGTGCCTTCACAATCAGATGCTTGAGAGGACCCTTTTAGGCcttttttcgaatccatgccgTCTTCAACAACTTCTCCTTCTTCAAGACCTGTGGTATCAAACTTCTTATCCCCCTTGACAGTCACTGGATCTGTAGACGAACTACACCAACCCCATGGCTCCCAAAATTGAGCCTTAACAGAAAGCCCTTTACCCTCGGCAATATTTTGCAGCCTTTGTCTAATGGTCTTCCTACCAAATAGTACATCCTGGCCTCCAAGGAACCATTTAGCTTGCAACAACATCGAATCCTCTAGGGACCTACCAAAAAGATGAACCAACTCCGAGAAAAGGGGAGCAGCATCAGGTCTAACCAGCAATCTTGTGAGAAGtatttcaataaaattgttttcattctcggaagcagcagcagcagcagcagcttTCTCAGCGCTAGGCGAGGTCATCTGTATAGCATCAGCTATGGACCCGTCATGTGCCTCCAGTTTTTCGATAAGGGCTTGTTCATTCAAAAGCAACCTGAGCGCAACCCACTGCCAGTGAAATTTGGCAGGTTGCAAGGTATCCAAAACATGAACAAGCTTATCTTGAAGCTTAGATTCATCAGAAATCCGGCTCCCTTCATCCTTTGTATACAAATTTTGGGGCAGCTTACAGTCAATCATGGCATTCAGAAAAATCCTAGAACGAAGAGGAGCAAATGCCCTGGATTTTAAATGCATATCGGAGCCATTCACCTCTAGCAAGTTTGCAAATTCAGCATCGCTTGCATCCACAGCCATAAGGTCATAAAGACCTTGACAGTCTCTAAAGCATACATCTCGGAAAGGCAAATGCTTTATTGCATCAGTTATGGCAACTGTTAGAGACTGATAAAGTTGATTAATGTCTTCACGGGTTGCAACATTAGCACTCAAAATAAATGGTCGCCACTTGACAAAGGCGAATATTGAATAGGCAGGCGGAAAGACCAAACTTACAGGCAGCATGCGCTGCATCCTTGAAAGTGCTATAATAGATGGTTCCCCGAGGAGTTCCACCACTAATCCTTCACACATGGTTCTGCAGTTTCCAACAAGCAATCTAAACCAGTGGACATGAACCTCAATTGAACTATCTGCCTTAAAAGACCCAACAGACCGCGCATTTCCATTTGAATTGGACCTCGTACTTCTTGCAAATTGTACAACATCCAATCCCTCCTTTAATCTGAGGATAGATACCATTCTCTCCAAGCTGGTAACACCATGTATAATGGCACCGACAACAAGTGCAGAAACAGCAGCAGCAATTTTTGTTGGTCTTGAAACCATAACTTTATTGGAGTTGCTTCCCACATCGTTTGGAGTAGTGCTGCCAGTATCATGGGAATCGGGGGAGATTTGAAACTGAGCTCGAGATGCTTTACTAGGAGCAAAAACGCCAGCAAGAGCATTAGACGCTTCCGTAGCAAGAGCAATCTCAAATACACGACTGTGGCGTTCTCCCAAGACTTCCTTAAGCAGGCACAGACAGGTTATATGCATTCGGAGTATACATTTGGCATAGTTCAAAGAACTTGTTGCCAACGTTGTATTCGAATGATTATTGCCAGGTGAAAAATCAGGCATCTTTGCTAATGTTGGACCAACACTGCCAACAATGGCAGAAATGGCAGAAGAGACTAACGATGGATCACCTTCTTGTGCAGCACCTGGCGTCTGCCTAATGCAGTCAATGAGGCCCATGACTATTTGCTGAGCGATTTGATATCCATTATCCCATTTTTCTAAAGCAGGACCTTTTGGTGTACCAGAAGCAAAGGCCTTCCTATCTTTTCCAAAGAGATAGTGAAATGCTTCTTCAACACTACGCTGCACTATGTCCCTCATGCCTGAGCCTACTCTCGAAGGTAACCGACCACCACTTATCTTCTGACGGAAAAAGTCATCAGGGTCCTCAACTCCAGATGGAACTAACCCTAACTCCCCATCCACTGACCGTTCAAGTTCAGAGGAAAGTCTTGCATCACAAGTAGTCTTAAAAGTTTTATCCCATTCGATAACACTAGCCACACTGCTGTATTTCTTCAATAAATACCGAGCAAATGCCAAGACTCCTGAACCTGAAATCCTTCCATTAGATGCTATAATAGCAGCAGCACGATGCATTGCAGATGTCAGTGTGTCGGGAATAAGGTCTGCTGCAACAAGAATGTTCTCGTACCTGTATAGCAAGCAATGTGGAAAAAGaaagttaatttttataaaactaagaaataaaaaattggaaAGAAACTGTCAACCAGAAGCATAAAGATCAAAATCAGATATTTTCAGCACCTTCTCAGTGATGATATCAGAAAAGCCTCTCCCACATCACAAACTTGGTTTTCCACATTCCTTGGCAGCATCATAACATTTCTTCCACTATGAATTGTAGAATTTGAGCTATTGGGAACCTTTGGCAGCAACCAGAGGAGGAACTTCACAGTTGCTACCAAATCATCAGAGTTATCCATCAAATAAAGCATTGCAGAAAGTTCATCCTCACCAAGTTTCCACCGTATTGAGCTTCTATCATCAGCTGTAGGAAAGGGCCTGCCAAACTGACCAACTTTGCCAACATTCTTTTCGGTCTCTTCAACCGACTGCCTAACAACCATAATTAACCAAAATGCTACTGCCCTTTTCTCAACAAAGCGTAGCTGCTTTAGTGATTTGCCAACGGAAACAATATCCCCACACTGGCTTGTTCGGATGCTATCAGCCGGTCTCATATTATCTCCATCCGTACCTGTTCTATGGTGAGGGCAGCTTACCTTATTATCACAAACATGACTAGTTGATGCCCCCTGGCTACCCTCGATTCTTGAAGCAGCCAGTTGAGCAAGACTCTGCGTCTTTCGCACATTCTTCTGACGACTCTTTGTAACCTGTTTGGTTGACTTTGGAGGTTGATCAACTTTGGGAGGCTCTGAGGATTTCAACCCCTTCTTCACCCACCATGTATCGTCATCATCAGAAAGAACTAGAGCAAATGAGCTTCTTTCATCGCTCAACTTTTGTCTCTTTGCTTTTCTACATTCTTCACACCCAGGTGTAGCCTCCACTTGATCAATCTTGCTGTTAGGCAAGATAGGTCTTCTAACACTGCCTTCGGATTCATCACTTGCTGTAGTGTTCAAATTAGCAATACTACTTGGTAGCTGTAACAAGGCCATAATGGCTCCTTTCAGTTCGTCAATGCTAACACCATCTTTTGCATTTTTAGAAGATGCGGATTTAGAAAGAGTAGTTTTAGATGGATCAGTTGACGTTGTAACAGTAGAAGCCCCACTCTTTACAGAAGCTGGATGTCCTTTCCGCTTGATGGCAGATATATTGGCACTGCTAGCATCATCTTGCTTCCCACTTGAAGGAACACGAAGTATGAGGCGGCGTTCATTCAAGTAAGTTTGCAAGGCCTCATCAAGCTGCGGCCCTTCAACAATCCCCGAATCCTGCAAAGCATCACGAATAAAATGCCCAGGAAGTTGCTTTAAGATGCAATAGTGTCTCTTTCGTCGCTCCAGGTCAGCCAAATTTGCATTCAAATCCATTATGCCACTTACTATCAGCTGACGTACATACGCCAATGGGTTAAGTATGCCCGCACGTATGAGTTCCACCATAAATAGATGAAGCCGTTTAAGCCCTTCTCCTTTGTGCACTACATGCTGATCAATCCAACAAACTATAATATCATGGAGTGGACCAGGGCTTTCAAACATAACTGAAAAACTGTTACTTTTTGAACTAGATTTTACTTTGGAGACATTTCCCACATAACCTTGATTATGCCTCTGATTTGAACATTTCTCTAAATAACTGACTCTATGACTGCTTCCATTCATTTGTCTTGGTGAAATCTTCATATCCTTCATCTTCATGTTTAAAAGTCTAACTGCCATATGTACTTGGGATAGATCTCTTCTGCCAGTGAACTTGATGTCACAAGGAGGACTAGCACTAAAATCCCTGAATTCACATGTTGCCCACTCAGAGAGGAAAAACACTGAATAAACAAGTGATGTACTTACAGTCCCAAACCACTTCAGTGATAACCGTAAGCACGGGCTAACTCTACCAACCCAACTTTCCGATACAGTTCCATCACAGGGATCTTCAAAAAGAAATGTATATGCTCCACGTAAATCACCAAGCACAAGAGATTTATCCAAGGCATTTGCAACTTTGGCCAGACAATGACCTGCATAGCCTGGGCTTGCGGCCTTAGCAAGATCTTCGGCATGtttctgaatgcatgaaatAATATGACCGAAATCATCTGAACTATTTTTTACCTTCCCTGAAACTTCATTTAGTTTTAGTGCAAAACTCCCATCATTGATTGAATGTGAAACCACCGAGGATGGCAAAGGAAAGCAATCCAATGCAACGAAAGTATCTGGCACTGCAAGTACTAAATACCGTATCATCTCAATCAGAGCATAAGTTGTATAAGCCCGCCGAGAATTATCTACTAGATCTGATCCACCGGGAGCAGGATCACGAATAACACGAAGTGCTATTCCAGCCAGAGTGCGCACATAAGTTTGAGAAAGAACAACAGTTTCTAAAAAGCCATATATAATAGGCAATAACAGTTGCCAGACCTCCAGCCGTTCTTTTTCCTGGAAGGCACAGAAATGAGAAAATTAAAACCTGAAACCAAAATCAGCATATATAGAATTTgttaaaatagaagatagaaaatgTAAACCACCTGTACTTGATTCAAAACCCAATCAATGAcaagagaaggaagaagtagcCCCTCAGAATTATGCCATTGAAGTAGCCGAACAATATACCACCATCTAAAATGTAAGGATGGCTCTTCACCATCAGAAATAGATAGTAACGGATCATTTTTGTGCTGTAGTGATCCAGCATAAGACATTTGTGGTGATCGCTCTTTATTATGAGTAGAATGAGATGCATTTTTTGAGAAAAACTCGTCCAAAAGAGATTGCAAGTAATTGATAACATCTTTGGTCCAAACCTCAGAACGAGCCAGCTGAATTTTGTCAGCAGCCCCAGAAGAAATACTACCAGAACCAGGTCGAACCTGCAAAGTTCAAACATAATGTACCTTCAAATATTAAAAGGTAACCGCAAATCAGATAGATAAATATACCAAAATTGAAGAATCTTACCTGATTGAGATAAGTAACCTTTATAAACCAGGTGGCCCTCAGCAATGGAACATTATTCTTTATAAGAACCTCTAAAAGGGATGTTCTCTTATAACCATGAGGAACATGGTCAGCCAAAGAGCGTAACCTCTTATGCGGTTGAGATAATCCCTATAACAAAACTTTAATTGAGTTACTGAAGTACCAGCAATAGTAAATATATTTAAAGATTTTTAGAGGCATATCAACCCATCAGCTGGACAACAAAAATCCTAAGAAATTGGCAATAGGAAATTACATAACAACATCTCTGCTATTCATTAATAGCTAT includes:
- the LOC130962086 gene encoding rop guanine nucleotide exchange factor 3; amino-acid sequence: MENSSSFDESSDLGYQPSTSSMDQNDQSTEYSPFSGDSFAYCRSNSEASNLSSLEPVDDNHSFASSDLQPSPPSRWIAAATMKTEPSHHHGAALSSLGGMKKRMHSLDSKSDDLDLLESELEMMKERFAKLLLGEDMSGGGKGVCTAVTISNSITNLYATVFGQNLKLEPLKAEKKAMWKREMNCLLSLCDYIVEFAPTAQCLDDGTIVEMMTSRPRSDIYINLPALQKLDTLLMEILDSFKDTEFWYAEQGSMSGNSSRSRAGSFRRVVVQRKDEKWWLPVPCVHPGGLSDKSRKHLIEKRDCANQIHKAAMAINSSVLAEMVIPETYMANLPKSGRACLGDTVYRYMSSADKFSPDHLLDCLKISSEHEALELADRVESSMYTWRRKACLSNSKSSWNKVKDLMAETDRKDKNFLLAEKAETLLFCLKQRYPELSQTSLDTCKIQYNQDVGKAILESYSRVLEGLAFNIVAWIEDVHCADKSMRNQHV
- the LOC130962087 gene encoding protein KTI12 homolog gives rise to the protein MALVVICGQPCSGKSKAALCLAESLKESEVKYQVRIIDEASFHLDRNESYANMPSEKNLRGVLRSEVDRSVAKDNIIIVDSLNSIKGYRYELWCLARAAGIRYCVVYCDVEENNCRKWNEERRAKGEANYNDTIFDDLVRRFERPDSRNRWDAPLFELWPHRDGIDKSSAAILDAVSYLTKKVDSKTRDVKILQPTIATQTSRFSDANSLYELDKATQEVTNTIAEAQSQSLGGPLVGISVGKDLPIINISRPVGLPELRRMRRTFIKLTGQTSLSGPPPPSDADSAKRMFIDYLNRELGTS
- the LOC130961262 gene encoding mediator of RNA polymerase II transcription subunit 12 → MQRYHAGSCTSAVNNSAIGGPSARDGGRSDSSTLPANFPLNSRRQPQLAPYKLKCDKESLNSRLGPPDFHPQTPNCPEETLTREYLLSGYKETVEGLEEAREISLSQVQTFNKTVVFNCKEAIRKHLRAINESRAQKRKAGQVYGVPLSGSQLAKSGVYPELRPCGEDFRKKWIEGLSQPHKRLRSLADHVPHGYKRTSLLEVLIKNNVPLLRATWFIKVTYLNQVRPGSGSISSGAADKIQLARSEVWTKDVINYLQSLLDEFFSKNASHSTHNKERSPQMSYAGSLQHKNDPLLSISDGEEPSLHFRWWYIVRLLQWHNSEGLLLPSLVIDWVLNQVQEKERLEVWQLLLPIIYGFLETVVLSQTYVRTLAGIALRVIRDPAPGGSDLVDNSRRAYTTYALIEMIRYLVLAVPDTFVALDCFPLPSSVVSHSINDGSFALKLNEVSGKVKNSSDDFGHIISCIQKHAEDLAKAASPGYAGHCLAKVANALDKSLVLGDLRGAYTFLFEDPCDGTVSESWVGRVSPCLRLSLKWFGTVSTSLVYSVFFLSEWATCEFRDFSASPPCDIKFTGRRDLSQVHMAVRLLNMKMKDMKISPRQMNGSSHRVSYLEKCSNQRHNQGYVGNVSKVKSSSKSNSFSVMFESPGPLHDIIVCWIDQHVVHKGEGLKRLHLFMVELIRAGILNPLAYVRQLIVSGIMDLNANLADLERRKRHYCILKQLPGHFIRDALQDSGIVEGPQLDEALQTYLNERRLILRVPSSGKQDDASSANISAIKRKGHPASVKSGASTVTTSTDPSKTTLSKSASSKNAKDGVSIDELKGAIMALLQLPSSIANLNTTASDESEGSVRRPILPNSKIDQVEATPGCEECRKAKRQKLSDERSSFALVLSDDDDTWWVKKGLKSSEPPKVDQPPKSTKQVTKSRQKNVRKTQSLAQLAASRIEGSQGASTSHVCDNKVSCPHHRTGTDGDNMRPADSIRTSQCGDIVSVGKSLKQLRFVEKRAVAFWLIMVVRQSVEETEKNVGKVGQFGRPFPTADDRSSIRWKLGEDELSAMLYLMDNSDDLVATVKFLLWLLPKVPNSSNSTIHSGRNVMMLPRNVENQVCDVGEAFLISSLRRYENILVAADLIPDTLTSAMHRAAAIIASNGRISGSGVLAFARYLLKKYSSVASVIEWDKTFKTTCDARLSSELERSVDGELGLVPSGVEDPDDFFRQKISGGRLPSRVGSGMRDIVQRSVEEAFHYLFGKDRKAFASGTPKGPALEKWDNGYQIAQQIVMGLIDCIRQTPGAAQEGDPSLVSSAISAIVGSVGPTLAKMPDFSPGNNHSNTTLATSSLNYAKCILRMHITCLCLLKEVLGERHSRVFEIALATEASNALAGVFAPSKASRAQFQISPDSHDTGSTTPNDVGSNSNKVMVSRPTKIAAAVSALVVGAIIHGVTSLERMVSILRLKEGLDVVQFARSTRSNSNGNARSVGSFKADSSIEVHVHWFRLLVGNCRTMCEGLVVELLGEPSIIALSRMQRMLPVSLVFPPAYSIFAFVKWRPFILSANVATREDINQLYQSLTVAITDAIKHLPFRDVCFRDCQGLYDLMAVDASDAEFANLLEVNGSDMHLKSRAFAPLRSRIFLNAMIDCKLPQNLYTKDEGSRISDESKLQDKLVHVLDTLQPAKFHWQWVALRLLLNEQALIEKLEAHDGSIADAIQMTSPSAEKAAAAAAASENENNFIEILLTRLLVRPDAAPLFSELVHLFGRSLEDSMLLQAKWFLGGQDVLFGRKTIRQRLQNIAEGKGLSVKAQFWEPWGWCSSSTDPVTVKGDKKFDTTGLEEGEVVEDGMDSKKGLKGSSQASDCEGTGGDQQHVTEKALIELILPCIDQGSDESCNSFASDLIKQLNNIEQQIAAVTRGVSKPVGSTSPGIEGQTNKVSRKAMKGGSPGLARRQVVVTDSSPPSASALRASMSLRLQLLLRFLPILCTDREPSVRNMRHSLASVILRLLGSRLVHEESSLLKREVDSSTEAAAGATLDSSAEGLFDRLLLVLHGLLSTHPPSWLRLKPGLKTINEPTRDFSGVDRDLLETLQNDLDRMQVPDTIRWHIQAAMPVFFPSLRCSFSCQPPPIPPSALACLQPSFMNPSTAPQRNPVPLSRIATNASGKSKQQQDNNDLEVDPWTLLEDGAGSCPSASNTVSIGTGDPANIKAASWLKGAVRVRRTDLTYVGPVDDDS